In Silene latifolia isolate original U9 population chromosome X, ASM4854445v1, whole genome shotgun sequence, the following proteins share a genomic window:
- the LOC141620665 gene encoding uncharacterized protein LOC141620665, translated as MWKKLSSNLYRIVLRFEESTRDYLARFNVEKISIPRCDPTTAVNAFRRGLHRDSDLYKDLTKHPCATFEEVKQMEEATYLEEDEDKRDLYGTESFIRKITTEKKNESAKPYSKNIVNKVSGETESTEAPPKLSEYGFTTGLVGVMKAIRELGQRARWPKKPTPRENDRRDASKSCEYHNDIGHNTEDCVVLRKEVKHLYSAGCFDHLLPKGANYGKVNTADQAQLSPPPPYSKVVSVITGGSEICGLTYSAAKRHATETKGDKPEFSLRVSRQDLPAISFDEADVPDEEEHHHDALIITLSIGNCLVKKLLVDTGRSVNLIMLETLKNMGFSEKDLVQKAVPLVGFRGKSKQSLGEIVIPTFAGGMNKQVGYLVIDGPSTYNVIISRP; from the coding sequence ATGTGGAAAAAATTATCCAGTAATCTATACCGGATCGTCCTGAGGTTCGAGGAGTCCACCAGGGATTATCTCGCCAGATTCAATGTGGAAAAAATATCTATTCCTAGGTGCGACCCTACAACGGCAGTTAACGCCTTTAGAAGGGGACTGCATCGTGACTCTGATTTGTACAAGGATCTCACCAAGCATCCATGTGCCACCTTTGAGGAAGTCAAGCAAATGGAAGAGGCTACTTACttagaggaggatgaggataaAAGGGACCTGTATGGAACAGAGTCGTTCATCAGAAAAATCACAAcagagaaaaagaatgaaagtgcCAAACCCTACAGCAAGAATATAGTGAACAAAGTCTCAGGAGAAACAGAGAGCACCGAGGCTCCACCTAAGCTCAGCGAGTATGGGTTCACCACTGGACTTGTCGGGGTAATGAAGGCAATCAGGGAGCTAGGGCAGAGGGCCAGGTGGCCTAAGAAGCCTACCCCTAGGGAGAACGACAGAAGAGATGCCAGCAAAAGTTGTGAATACCACAACGATATTGGCCACAATACAGAAGATTGTGTAGTACTACGAAAGGAAGTGAAGCACCTCTATAGTGCTGGATGCTTTGATCACCTGCTCCCCAAGGGGGCTAACTATGGAAAAGTCAATACTGCTGACCAGGCCCAACTATCCCCACCTCCACCTTACTCAAAGGTCGTGAGCGTCATCACAGGGGGTTCGGAGATATGTGGTCTCACTTATTCAGCAGCAAAGCGCCATGCAACCGAGACTAAAGGAGATAAACCAGAGTTCTCCCTCAGGGTCAGCAGACAGGATCTACCAGCAATCTCATTCGACGAGGCAGACGTACCTGATGAGGAAGAACATCACCATGACGCCTTGATCATTACCCTTTCTATAGGGAATTGCCTTGTTAAAAAGctattggtagatacaggaagatCTGTGAATCTGATAATGTTGGAAACCTTAAAGaacatggggttcagcgagaaaGACCTGGTGCAGAAGGCAGTACCCTTGGTAGGCTTCAGGGGAAAAAGTAAACAGTCCCTTGGAGAAATAGTGATACCTACCTTTGCAGGGGGTATGAACAAACAGGTAGGGTACTTGGTCATTGATGGTCCGTCAACTTATAACGTGATAATTAGCAGGCCTTAG